One genomic window of bacterium includes the following:
- the rpsO gene encoding 30S ribosomal protein S15, whose translation MSLTTEGKQTLIEKYRMHEKDTGSPEVQIALLTDRINYLTEHFKVHVKDYHSRRGLLKLVGQRRRLLNYLTQKDTNRYQDIIQKLGLRK comes from the coding sequence ATGTCATTAACGACAGAAGGAAAACAAACATTGATTGAAAAATATCGAATGCATGAAAAAGATACAGGTTCACCAGAGGTTCAGATAGCGCTATTGACGGATCGAATTAATTATTTGACTGAACATTTTAAGGTGCATGTTAAAGATTATCATTCACGAAGAGGATTGCTTAAACTCGTTGGACAAAGGAGAAGATTACTTAATTATCTAACTCAAAAAGATACAAATAGATACCAGGACATTATTCAGAAGTTAGGATTGAGGAAATAA
- a CDS encoding bifunctional riboflavin kinase/FAD synthetase — protein sequence MKIFWRIPAQFEYENVGLTIGVFDGVHLGHQKIITGLINSCRKKGLTSLFLTFEIHPRKILSSTMPAPLITLDQRLNIISHLGMDVCIVTDFEQEIMNLEATEFIEKVLIDKLKMKQMWIGTNFLFGRGRKGDVQLLQELSAKKGFKLQVVEPVKLEDEIVSSTRIREYLKQGEVAKANLLLSRPYTIGAEVIHGTKRGRILGYPTANLKWDEEILLPEKGVYAVRVKMDDERYEGVANLGYRPTFGEEKELYLEVHIFDFNQEIYFKELNVSFITRIRDEKPFKDQDSLIRQLNEDENKAKQILKASNW from the coding sequence ATGAAAATTTTCTGGAGAATTCCAGCTCAATTTGAATATGAAAATGTGGGATTAACGATAGGTGTATTTGATGGAGTGCATTTAGGTCATCAAAAAATTATCACAGGACTGATTAATTCTTGTAGAAAAAAAGGACTTACAAGTCTTTTTTTGACTTTTGAGATTCATCCAAGAAAAATATTATCATCAACTATGCCTGCTCCATTAATTACCCTTGACCAGAGATTAAACATTATTTCTCATCTGGGTATGGATGTGTGCATAGTTACTGATTTTGAACAAGAGATAATGAACCTTGAGGCAACGGAATTCATAGAAAAAGTGCTCATTGATAAATTAAAAATGAAACAAATGTGGATTGGAACAAATTTTTTATTTGGAAGAGGAAGAAAAGGGGATGTCCAGTTATTACAAGAATTAAGTGCAAAAAAAGGGTTTAAATTACAGGTAGTTGAGCCAGTTAAATTGGAAGATGAAATTGTTAGTAGCACAAGGATAAGGGAATATCTAAAGCAAGGGGAGGTAGCAAAGGCAAATTTACTTCTATCCCGACCTTATACGATTGGAGCCGAAGTTATCCATGGCACAAAAAGAGGAAGAATCCTTGGTTATCCTACTGCAAACTTAAAATGGGATGAAGAAATTTTATTACCTGAAAAAGGTGTCTATGCGGTCAGGGTAAAAATGGATGATGAAAGATATGAAGGTGTGGCTAATCTGGGCTATCGTCCAACATTTGGAGAAGAAAAAGAACTCTATTTGGAAGTCCATATCTTCGATTTTAATCAGGAAATTTATTTTAAAGAATTAAATGTTTCTTTTATAACAAGAATACGGGATGAGAAACCGTTTAAAGACCAGGATAGTTTAATTAGACAATTAAACGAGGATGAAAATAAAGCAAAACAAATATTAAAAGCAAGTAACTGGTAA
- the bioB gene encoding biotin synthase BioB yields MVNQVLLEISKSLLRGEPLHFSKAIYFSKLDKESILDLVSLANRVRKEYCGEGIDLCSIINAKSGACSEDCQFCGQSGHYKTDTPVYSLKSEEEILQSAKDAEISGATRFCIVISGEKPDTTDFKKIISVLKRIKEETNLKLDCSLGTLTKDKAYALKNAGVSRYNHNLETSENYFKQICTTHSYKDRLSTLKILKEVGLEVCCGGIIGLGEDWDERIKFVFALKELNVDCIPINILNPIPGTPLANVKPLSPLEIIKTIAIFRLILKDKIIKIAGGREVNLRDLQALSLLAGANGLIIGNYLTTPGRDASLDMQMIKDLGMNIRK; encoded by the coding sequence ATGGTTAATCAAGTATTATTAGAAATTTCTAAAAGTCTTTTACGGGGTGAGCCGCTCCATTTTAGTAAAGCAATATACTTTTCTAAATTAGATAAAGAAAGTATTTTAGATTTGGTATCTTTAGCGAATAGAGTAAGAAAGGAATATTGTGGGGAAGGAATTGATTTATGTTCTATTATAAATGCCAAATCAGGGGCGTGTTCAGAGGATTGTCAATTCTGTGGCCAGTCTGGACATTATAAAACTGATACACCTGTTTATTCTCTTAAGAGTGAGGAAGAAATTTTACAATCAGCTAAGGATGCAGAAATTTCAGGGGCAACAAGATTCTGTATTGTCATTAGCGGAGAAAAACCCGATACCACAGATTTCAAAAAGATTATTAGTGTTTTAAAGAGAATAAAAGAAGAAACGAACTTAAAATTAGATTGTTCACTGGGAACTTTGACAAAAGATAAGGCTTATGCTTTAAAAAATGCAGGAGTGAGCAGATATAATCATAATCTTGAGACATCGGAAAATTATTTTAAACAAATCTGCACGACCCATTCTTATAAAGATAGATTATCTACTTTAAAAATATTAAAAGAAGTAGGATTAGAGGTTTGTTGTGGAGGAATTATTGGCTTAGGTGAGGATTGGGATGAAAGGATAAAATTTGTCTTTGCCTTAAAAGAGCTGAATGTAGATTGTATTCCTATTAATATTTTAAATCCGATACCAGGAACACCTTTAGCAAATGTTAAACCGTTATCTCCGCTGGAGATAATAAAAACAATTGCTATTTTTAGATTGATTTTAAAAGATAAAATCATTAAAATCGCTGGAGGTCGTGAGGTGAATTTAAGGGATTTACAAGCATTATCTTTATTAGCCGGGGCAAATGGATTAATCATCGGAAATTATTTAACAACGCCAGGAAGAGATGCAAGTTTAGATATGCAGATGATAAAAGATTTGGGAATGAATATAAGGAAGTAG